ACTCGACGCGCCACGTCGAGAAGGACGCCTTCAGCGGCCACCCCACCCAGCCGATGACGTGGGAGCAGGTCGAGGAGAAGTTCGAGACCATGACCAGGGAGCGCTACGACGAGAACCAGCGAGCCGAGATCGTCGACGTCGTCAGGAACCTCGAAACCCACGACGTGGCGGACCTCGTCGACCTCCTCGATTGAGCGGCGGTGGTCGCGGTATATGGTCGGCTTGAATGTGCCGGGAGTCGCTTTTAGCCGCTGGCGTCGGTGTGTCCGGTGTTGGCGAGCATCGATTTCCGGTCGGTGAGTGCGTACGACCGGCAGGAGGGTCGACGAGCCGCGAGCGGAGTACGTGATCGAATCATGGTAGAATGGACGGAACACGAGCCGCCGGAGGGACAGTATCAGGTTCTCGATGCCGAGGGAGCGCTTGACGGCGACCCGCCCGAGTTCGAGGAGGACGAACTCGTGGGGATGTACCGCACGATGGTCGCGACCCGCACCCTCGAAGAGAAGATGTTGAACATGCAGCGCAGCGGGGAGGCCAGCCTCATCGCGCGGTCGCTGGGCGAGGAGGCGACCCCGCTCGGTTGTGCCGCCGCGCTCGCGCCCGACGACTGGGTCTTCTACACCTATCGACAGAACCCCGCACTGCTCTACTGGGACTACCCGATGGCCCACATCATCGCGAGCACGATGGGCGCGGAACCGGAGACGATGAACGAACACCTCGGCGACCTCGACGCGGAGGTGAACTTCTCGCCGGATTACACCCCCGTCGGGGTGAACACCACCAACGCCGTCGGGATGGCGATGGCCGACAAGTTCAACGACCGTGAGACGGTCTCGATGGCGTTCATCGGCGACGGTTCCACCAGCGAGGGCTCGTTCCACGACGCGATGAACTTCGCGGGCGTGTTCGAGCCGCCGGTCGTGATCGTCTGTCAGAACAACCAGTGGGCGATCTCCGAACCCTCCCACCGCCAGACCGGCTCGGAGACGTTCGCCCAGAAGGGGGAGGCCTACGGCATCCCCCACGAGCGCGTCGACGGCAACGATATCTTCGCGGTTCGCGAGAAGGCCGAGGAGGCCGTCGAACGCGCCCGCAACGGGGATGGGCCGACGTTCATCGAGTGCGTGACCTACCGGATGGAGGAGCACAACACCTCCGACAACCCCGACGTCTACCGCGATCCCGAGGAACAACGCGAGGAGTGGGCCGAGCGCGACCCGCTCGACCGGTACGAGACCTACCTCCGCGAGGAGGGGGTGCTCGACGACGACCTCGCCGAGGAGATCGAGGCCGAACTCGACGAGGAGGTCTCGGCGGCGGTCGAGGCGGCACGCGGGGTTCCCGATTCGGAGCCCGAGCGGATGTTCGACCACCACCTCCACGGCGACTCGTGGGCCCAGGCCCACCAGCGAAAAGAGCTCGAACGCGAGCAGAGCGGGAAGAATCCGTTCACGGACTTCACCGGGGAGGGGTTCGATGAGTGAGATCTACCCGGCCCCCGAAGCCGACCACGACACCGGGGACGAGGCCGAGGAGGTCGACCTCGTGACCGCGGTGAACTACGCCCTCCACCAGGAGATGGAGCGCGAGGAGTCGGTCCGGATGATCGGCTACGACATCGGCCCCATCGGCGGGGTCTTCCGGGCGACGCAAGGTCTTCTGGAGGAGTACGGCGAGGAGCGCGTGATCGACACCCCGCTCGCGGAGAACGGTATTCTGGGGACCGCAGTGGGAATGGCGATGGCGGGCGAGCGGATCGTCCCCGAGATCCAGTTCATGGGCTTCTCCTACCCCGCCTTCGGCCAGTTCATGTACGCGATGGCGAAGATGTACGACCGAACGGGTGGGGACATCGAACTCCCGATGACCCTCCGGATGGCCTACGGCGGCGGGGTCAAAGCCCTCGAATATCACCAGGAGTCCACCGAAACCTACTACGCCCACACGCCGGGTGTGCGGGTGGTCTGCCCGAGCACGCCCTATCAGGCGAAGGGGTTGCTCGCGGCGAGCATCCGTGACGACGATCCCGTCGTCTTCCTCGAACCCAAACGGATCTACCGCGGCGGGAGTCAGGCCGTACCTACAGAAGAGTACACCCTGCCGCTCGACGAGGCCCGACTGGTTCGCGAGGGCGAGGACGTCACGGTACTAACGTGGGGCGCGATGGTGCGCCACGCGGTCGCGGCGAGCGACGAGGTAGATGCGGACGTCGAGGTCGTGGACATGCGGTCGCTAGCCCCGCTCGACGTCGAGACGGTGCTCGAATCGGTGAAGAAGACGGGGCGATGCGTCGTGCTCCACGAGGCGCGCCGGAGCCTCGGCCTCGGCGCGGAGCTCTCGGCGCTGGTCAACGAGTACGCGCTCGACCGGCTGAAAGCGCCCGTGAAACGCGCGACGGGCTACGACGTCCACTTCCCGGGCCACGACATCGAGGACGACTACCTGCCGGACGCAGAGCGCGCGCAGTACGCCATCGAGGCGGTGATGAACTATGAATTCTGAATCACACGGACGACCCACGAACCGCACGGCGACCGCCACGACCCGAATCGCTGGGGACGAGCGATGAGCTACGAGTTCGAACTTCCGGACCCCGGAGAGGGGCTGACCGAGGCCGAGATCGTCTCCTGGCAGGTCGCGGAGGGCGACGAGGTCGCGGAGGACGACGTGCTCGCGGAGGTCGAAACGGACAAAGCCGTCACCGAGGTCCCGTCGCCGGTCGCGGGGACGGTGACGGAGATCACCGCCGAGGAGGGCGAGACGGTGGACGTCGGCACGGTCATCGTCGTCTTCGATGGCGACGACGAGGACGGGTCGGCCGACGGAGAAGCCGAAGACGAAGCAGAGGACGAGGAAGCCTCCGAGGACGAGAGCGGGGAGGCGGAACCCGAGGACGGTCAGGAAGAAGCGGGCGAGGAGGAGGACGGAGACCAAGCGGACGAGGG
The Halococcus hamelinensis 100A6 genome window above contains:
- a CDS encoding alpha-ketoacid dehydrogenase subunit beta, which translates into the protein MSEIYPAPEADHDTGDEAEEVDLVTAVNYALHQEMEREESVRMIGYDIGPIGGVFRATQGLLEEYGEERVIDTPLAENGILGTAVGMAMAGERIVPEIQFMGFSYPAFGQFMYAMAKMYDRTGGDIELPMTLRMAYGGGVKALEYHQESTETYYAHTPGVRVVCPSTPYQAKGLLAASIRDDDPVVFLEPKRIYRGGSQAVPTEEYTLPLDEARLVREGEDVTVLTWGAMVRHAVAASDEVDADVEVVDMRSLAPLDVETVLESVKKTGRCVVLHEARRSLGLGAELSALVNEYALDRLKAPVKRATGYDVHFPGHDIEDDYLPDAERAQYAIEAVMNYEF
- a CDS encoding thiamine pyrophosphate-dependent dehydrogenase E1 component subunit alpha; this encodes MVEWTEHEPPEGQYQVLDAEGALDGDPPEFEEDELVGMYRTMVATRTLEEKMLNMQRSGEASLIARSLGEEATPLGCAAALAPDDWVFYTYRQNPALLYWDYPMAHIIASTMGAEPETMNEHLGDLDAEVNFSPDYTPVGVNTTNAVGMAMADKFNDRETVSMAFIGDGSTSEGSFHDAMNFAGVFEPPVVIVCQNNQWAISEPSHRQTGSETFAQKGEAYGIPHERVDGNDIFAVREKAEEAVERARNGDGPTFIECVTYRMEEHNTSDNPDVYRDPEEQREEWAERDPLDRYETYLREEGVLDDDLAEEIEAELDEEVSAAVEAARGVPDSEPERMFDHHLHGDSWAQAHQRKELEREQSGKNPFTDFTGEGFDE